TCTAAACATTGAGTTTGTCAAACAAGAAGATGATGAACCATTCATATTTGATGAAGAGATGCAAAgtgttgattccaagctctggGAAATAATTCTATGCAATCCAACTTAGTGTgagaacttgtagacttactgAAAAGGAtaaaacccatagggtgtaagtggatctacaagaaaaaagaaatacgGATAGAAAAGTGAAAACTTCCAAGGCCATACTTGTAGCAAAAGGTTATACTCAAAAAGAAAGTATTGATTATGAAGAAACATTCTCTTCGGTTGCCATGCTAAAGTTAATCCGCATAATGTTATCCATTGCAATGGATCTTGATCACGAGATCTgacaaatggatgtcaagacaacATTCTTGAACAACTATCTTGAAGAGAGCATTTATACGATGCAACCTATTGGATATATAGTTAAAGGAAATGAGCATAAAGTTTACAAACAACTTAGGtccatatatggacttaagcaagcatctcactcatggaatcaaagatttgatcaagcaatcaaaacttttggattttagcAAAACATAGATGAACCCTGTATTTATAAACGTGTTGAGGATAGAAAGGTTATCTTTCTCCTTCTATATCTCGATGACATTCTACTCATTGGAAATGATGTAGGGACATTGTCATCGGTTAAATTGTGGTTAACTcaatagtttagcatgaaggacttgggagaaactaattttgttctaggtatttgaatattaaaggatagaaagaacaaagtgataaCATTATCACAAGCTTCATACGTAGACAAGATATTGGAACATTATGCAATGACCGATTCTAAGAAGGGAACTTAACCTTCAGTATTgggatttcatttttctttagagGATTGTCTTAAGATAGcggaagaaagagaaaacatgaGAAAAGTTCCTTACGCTTTTGTAGTAGAAAGTCTCATTTAATGTTATGCACACGTCTAGATATCTTTTTCATAGTAGGGTTGGTGAGTTGATATCAAgtgaatcttggtccaagacaCTGGCAAACAATTAAgaatatactcaagtatttacggAGAACAATGGATTATATACTTGTGTATTTCTGAGGAGATCTTACTCCTATCAAATATACTGATTTTGACTTCTAAACGTGTCAGGGTTCGAGGAAATCGACATTGAATTGTGTCTTTGTCTTAGGCAGCAGACCCAATGTAGGAAAAGTACAAGTACTAGgagcatattttaacatttaggcTTTTTACCTACAACAATGATATCTATAAAAATTAGTTCCTTTCTCTTTTAGCCCTTCTTAGCTTGAATGGAACTCATGATAAAACCAAGTTTCAACATCTTTTTTCTTGAATCATCATTCTCCTTGATGGAAAAACCTAGGCTCATTTTAAATAACCTTTCATCCTATGTAGATAGTCACAAAGGAAGCATTTCATCAGCTCTATATCTTTCTTTTTATCCCATTACTTGTTGGACTTCGCCTTCATTGTATATGGCTTACCATGATTGCTAGTCTTAAACGACTTTTTCCTTGTCTCTACCACTATTTTTATAGGATTTTAGCTTGGATGACTCAAGTTTCTTTGACATTTTTACCACTTAATAAACTATTCGACCATGGTCATGGCTTTGGTAAGGTCTTAAAGACCTATTTAATGTAATTCTTGCTTGGCCTAGGGATTTAGTAAATCCATTAAAGGGAAAAGTTCCTCATTCTCACTTAATTCATAAGTTTAGAGCATGATTTCACTAAACACTAAACATACTCTCGAAGTGTGCCTTGTTAAGAAAGTCTTCATAACTTGGCATGAGTCTTATCCTGGACATACTTAAGGTAAAATTGTTTCTTGAACTCTATTTTGAACTCCACCTAAAATCCTTATGGTAGTTCCTTCGCACTTTTCATTTGTACACCTATGATGCTACCAACAAAAAAAGGCcattagaaaaataatagaagGGACATGTACCTCCAAGATCATCCTCAATGCCAACAATACGAAGTATTTCTTCACCCTTGCAAGAAATAGTCCACATCCTTCACAAACCTGGTTCCTTTAAACTCTTTTAGCTTATAGACCTTAATCTTGTGCTTATCATAGCTAGCACACTATTACCCATTGTTGTTTTGCACAAAACAATCTCCCTATTGAGctcatttatatattcaatcAAATCATCAATCATGGCTTCAAGAGCATAATTCTTATATGTAGATTATTTATTACTGTGTTGAGAGCACGCTGCATTTCACCTTTGAGCCCATTTCTTGTAAGGTCTACCTCTTTGATGtgtcttaaataattttaaagttttcttGCATGCCTCCCATGAAAACCACGAGTTTAGCCACTTTTTCTTTCATTGTTGACAAAATATCCTTCGAGCTACTAACTTTCTTTGCTCCCCCACAAATCTCTAGGTTCTTTTGTATATGGCATTATACTAGTGACACCATCTCAAAGTTAGCACCTTTGCCCAAATTATGAGCTCCAGTACCAACTATCATAGGCTTCGATTTTAACCAAGCAAACTATGTGGACTAAGGTAGGAAATTCACTCTTAATGTAATTGATTATTCAATTAATCCCTTACATTTTTAGTTGAATCCTTTTTACATCAACAATACaaattgaattacattaatGATTAAGATTCAAATCTATCTACAGCATAGGGTTTTaagaaacttaaattttattaatctttatctcttaaaattcaaattaatttagtaaactATAAGTTACTAGAGTGTTTATAGTGTCAACATGTTTCAAGTAGATGAGCCTTCTAAAACTCTAAAATTGAGTCACtcttaattgataaaattaagcCCAAATTACTCATGTATGCACCTTAATCACATATCATAATGCATGGGTCATGACTTCAATACTTGATTGGTCAAAACTACTAACATTTTAACACTGTTTTGATAGTCTAGATACCATATTGAAAATTTCTAAAGTAGAAGAACCAtattaacaaatttgattaatttcaagagctatttatataattatctcaaaaataaacatatttgtGTCTGCTGCTCGTGAAATTCcaaataatatagtaaaatatttaaatatattatatttttattaaatatttaagtatataattaaaaatgcagccatatttaaaattttaaaataaaacatactaaaatgtataagtttaaattgcaatattcagtaaaatatattttaagttatatatttgctttattcatcaaaacaaatttaaataaaatttggcttttaacattaattttaacgTAAAAGATTAAACATTAAatacaaatatgaaaatatgatataccaaatttaaatatttaaatataatctttataaagtttcaatattttaaaaataatttaattttttcaactttcaatacttcaatttaatcatagAAATTTTCAGtacttttaaattagttttatttaatcttaaaattttatgcatttttttacataaaatttatgacATTTATATCTTGATATGAGGCTCAAATTTTAGAAGCACCATTGAAAGGGTGTATTAGcaaaatgaattaaatcaaaatgtGATGGAATATAGATTAATGAATCTATTAGGTGATCTTATGGGAGTGGgaaaatttccttttctttaaacTCCAGAACTCTTAAATTGCAAAGATTTCTCATACATGTGTTTTGTTCTATAATAGAAAATGTAAACATATAAAGATCAGCATTTGATGGAATATAGATTAATGAATACTACAAGTTATGAAATGAAAATCCCATATCAGCTGGTTAACAAAGCGATAATGGGTGGAAGATCAAGTGAGCTCCAAAGTGATTCACCATCATGATTCCCACTTGAAGATGGCTCCACCATATCCATTGAACTCgatgaatcaaatgaactttGTGGGCTTTCCTCTTGTTTTGTTCCCAAATCATCTTGCTTCTCccttttgttgttatttttgcATGCATTTCGAAGTGCCGACAACTGTTCTGATCTTCGTTCCGCCATGGCAGCTTCTGAACCAAGCTTTCGCTTCAAAAGCTCTGGGATCCCATTGAATGCATAGAGTGAAGCTGAGAATTTTCTTTCATATGATATCATCGAGTGTTCATCTGCTAGAATCTCGGCCATCATTGTTGGTGCTTCAAGCTCTTCAGCCAACTGAAATGGTGAACAGGAATAAGATGGCCCAAATCCAATCTCATCCACGAACTGGAAATCCAATGTCCCTTCATCCCCCAAATCATCATCATTAGAGGGGGAACTCCAATCCAATTCTCTCTTGGAACAGTCTTCGTTATCAGTCAAACACGATTCCACACTCGTTGCATTGAAAAGTTCATCATTCGACATCGAAAAATCCTCAAGGACATCAAGGAAACCATGGTTATTATCATCCTCGACCTCCTGCAACAATGGCTGCTGGCTAACACAGGCGTTGACAGAGACACTAACAGGCGGTGGTGAAGGAGTTGGCAATGGAAAACACGAATTATTCTTAGCTTGAATCCTTTGAAGAAGACGATTACTAATCTTTGAAGAAAGAGCTGGAGTTGAATTCATTGATGATGAAGAACAAGGCCAGAAATTTGTTCTCGTATTAGCACCACGAAGCAAGCACGCGGCTTCATCGTAAGCCCTCGCGGCTTCTTCAGCCGTATCAAAAGTGCCCAACCAAACCCTTATTTTCTGTATCGTGTCCTTAATCTCCGCCACCCATCGACCCGATGGCCTTTGCCTTACACCAACGAATCGCTTCCTCGCCCTCCTAATACCGCTGAGACCGGCGGTTGCTGCGGCGGCTTGTTTCACCATTTCATCCCAACCCATTGTTTCATCTTCTGTTGCCATATCTGTAACCACCTTTCTCTTCCTACCCATGGCTTTTATCTTTTTGAAGCTTTCTTCTGTTTCAGCTATGGCGGATGGAATTTGATGCTTTGAGTCTTTTTGAGCTCTGTATTTATATGGAAAGCAAAATGGAAATATTAGATACTGTCAAAGGAAAGGAGAGGTTTGACAAGGTCttaataatatacatacatatatatacataatatttaaGCTTCATAAATCCAACACAAATGGATGATTTGTAGCACTTCCATTGATGatcatgaataaaataaataagttaacgTGTTTTGTTTCATTTGAGGCTATTTTTTCCCTGACCAAGTCACACAGGATCTTTGCTTCCATTTGGTTTGTTCTAAGCTTTGTTTTCAATAATATACTCATTTTTTAATGTGAAAAAACACAAGTAGACCAGTTTTGCATCTTCTTTTAAGGGTTTTTTATAggatagttatatatatttagttggTTTATAGTAAAGAATTGGGTAATTGACatcattagtcactaaattatgggttagtttttatttgggtcatttaatcattaaaaattttcatttaaatcactgAAGTGTTAAAATCAATACTatatgg
The window above is part of the Gossypium raimondii isolate GPD5lz chromosome 9, ASM2569854v1, whole genome shotgun sequence genome. Proteins encoded here:
- the LOC105797808 gene encoding ethylene-responsive transcription factor ERN1 encodes the protein MGRKRKVVTDMATEDETMGWDEMVKQAAAATAGLSGIRRARKRFVGVRQRPSGRWVAEIKDTIQKIRVWLGTFDTAEEAARAYDEAACLLRGANTRTNFWPCSSSSMNSTPALSSKISNRLLQRIQAKNNSCFPLPTPSPPPVSVSVNACVSQQPLLQEVEDDNNHGFLDVLEDFSMSNDELFNATSVESCLTDNEDCSKRELDWSSPSNDDDLGDEGTLDFQFVDEIGFGPSYSCSPFQLAEELEAPTMMAEILADEHSMISYERKFSASLYAFNGIPELLKRKLGSEAAMAERRSEQLSALRNACKNNNKREKQDDLGTKQEESPQSSFDSSSSMDMVEPSSSGNHDGESLWSSLDLPPIIALLTS